Proteins found in one Odontesthes bonariensis isolate fOdoBon6 chromosome 11, fOdoBon6.hap1, whole genome shotgun sequence genomic segment:
- the LOC142391497 gene encoding protein NLRC3-like: MDQSEDTETSLCGEHESQSKAQRKGQRPGPRRGSSQSQLQKDLPLFSLQASKAEIHQRPEPEPEPEPSCVSFKSDWSKDDFIDFKRIFSSDKKIHQTLEPEPGPEPSCVSFKSDWSKEDFINFHPDVPSAQQIHQRPGPGPGPGPGPEPGPSCVSMQSDLSMGHPIDFRSAQHPSPQRVDQQSSEGPSGPSAQQHQTQLDSIFMLLEDNMLTFVKEELKKMQKALSPDYPECLESQREGEDEEQRSSREALVKITAHFLRRMKQEELADRLQSKPCGRKVKCALKKKFQCVFEGIPKAGKPTLLNQIYTELYITEGGSGEVNDEHEVRQIEATSRKAGRAETSIRQEDIFKGPPGRDEPIRTVLTKGVAGIGKTVLTQKFTLDWAEGKANQDIHFMFPFTFRELNVLKERKFSLVELVHHFFTETKAAGICSFEQFQVVFIFDGLDECRLPLDFHSKEPLADATEPTSVDVLLTNLIRGKLLPSARLWITTRPAAANQIPAGCVGMVTEVRGFTGPQKEEYFRKRFRDSEQASRIISHIQTSRSLHIMCHIPVFCWITATVLEDVLDTREGAELPSTLTEMYIHFLVVQAKVKKLKYEGGAETDPHWSPESREMIESLGKLAFEQLQKGNLIFYESDLTECGIDISAASVYSGVFTQIFREERGLYQEKVFCFIHLSVQEFLAALHVHLTFINSGLSLMEEQPKSQESKTLTETLFHQSAVNKALESPNGHLDLFLRFLLGLSLQTNQRLLRGLLTQTGSSSQTNQETVRYIKEKISEDLSAERSINLFHCLNELNDRSLVEQIQQALSSGSLSTDKLSPAQWSALGFILLTSGKHLDVFELNKYSASEEALLRLLPVVKASNKAVLSSCILSDEGCAAVSSALSSQSSSLTQLDLSICGSGVKQLSDALQSPHCKLEALRSGFSAVSASYSLCDAII, from the exons atggatcagagtgaggacactgaaacctctctgtgtggggaacatgagagccagagcaaagctcagag gaagggacagagacctggacccAGGAGGGGGTCCTCACAGAGCCAACTGCAGAAGGATCTCCCACTTTTCAGCTTACAGGCCTCCAAAGCAGA GATCCaccagagaccagaaccagaaccagaaccagaacccagctgtgtgtcctttaagagcgacTGGTCAAAGGACGATTTTATTGATTTCAAAAGAAtcttttcatctgacaaaaA GATCCACCAGACACTGGAACCAGAACCTGgacctgaacccagctgtgtgtcctttaagagcgacTGGTCAAAGGAAGATTTTATTAATTTCCATCCTGATGTTCCATCAGCCCAGCA gatccatcagagacctggacctggacctggacctggacctggacctgaacctggacccagctgtgtgtccatgcaGAGCGACCTGTCGATGGGTCATCCGATTGACTTCAGATCAGCCCAACATCCGtcccctcagag agtggaccagcagagctcagagggtcccagtggtccgtctgcccagcagcatcaaacacagctggactccatatttatg ctgctggaggacaacatgctcacttttgtgaaggaggagctgaagaagatgcagaaggctctgagtccagattacccagaatgcttagagagtcagagagagggtgaggatgaagagcagaggagcagcagagaggcattagtgaagatcacagctcacttcctgaggagaatgaagcaggaggagctggctgaccgtctgcagagca aaccttgtggacgtaaagttaaatgtgctctgaagaagaagttccagtgtgtgtttgaggggattcctaaagcaggaaagccaacccttctgaatcagatctacacagagctctacatcacagagggagggagcggagaggtcaatgatgaacatgaggtcagacagattgaagcaacatccaggaaagcaggcagagcagaaacatccatcagacaggaagacatctttaaaggcccacctggaagagatgaaccaatcagaacagtgctgacaaagggagtggctggcattgggaaaacagtcttaacacagaagttcactctggactgggctgaaggcaaagccaaccaggacatccacttcatgtttccattcactttcagagagctgaatgtgctgaaagagagaaagttcagcttggtggagcttgttcatcacttctttactgagaccaaagcagcaggaatctgcagctttgaacagttccaggtcgtgttcatctttgacggtctggatgagtgtcgacttcctctggacttccacagcaaggagcccctggctgatgctacagagcccacctcagtggatgtgctgctgacaaacctcatcagggggaagctgcttccctctgctcgcctctggataaccacacgacctgcagcagccaatcagatccctgctggctgtgttggcatggtgacagaggtcagagggttcactggcccacagaaggaggagtacttcaggaagagattcagagattcagagcaggccagcaggatcatctcccacatccagacatcccgaagcctccacatcatgtgccacatcccggtcttctgctggatcactgctacagttctggaggatgtgttggacaccagagagggagcagagctgcccagcaccctgactgagatgtacatccacttcctggtggttcaggccaaagtgaagaagctcaagtatgaaggaggagctgagacagatccacactggagtccagagagcagggagatgattgagtctctgggaaaactggcttttgagcagctgcagaaaggaaacctgatcttctatgaatcagacctgacagagtgtggcatcgatatctcagcagcctcagtgtactcaggagtgttcacacagatctttagagaggagagagggctgtaccaggagaaggtgttctgcttcatccatctgagtgttcaggagtttctggctgctcttcatgtgcatctgaccttcatcaactctggactcAGCCTGATGGAGGAACAACCAAAGTCTCAGGAGTCTAAAACACTGACAGAGACTCTCTTTCACCAGAGTGCAGTGAACaaggccttagagagtccaaacggacacctggacctgttcctgcgcttcctcctgggtctttccctgcagaccaatcagaggctcctacgaggcctgctgacacagacaggaagtagctcacagaccaatcaggaaacagtccGTTACATCAAGGAGAAGATCAGTGaggatctgtctgcagagagaagcatcaatctgttccactgtctgaatgagctgaatgatcgttctctggtggagcagatccaacaggccctgagttcaggaagtctctccacagataaactgtctcctgctcagtggtcagctctgggcTTCATCTTACTGacatcaggaaaacatctggatgtgtttGAGCTGAATaaatactctgcttcagaggaggctcttctgaggctgctgccagtggtcaaagcctccaacaaagctgt GCTGAGCAGCTGTAtcctctcagatgaaggatgtgcagctgtgtcctcagctctcagctcccagtcctccagcctgacacaactggacctgagtatcTGCggctcaggagtgaagcagctgtctgatgcactgcagagtcctcactgtaagctggaagctctcaggtcaggtttctctgctgtttcagctTCATACAGTCTCTGTGATGCAATAATCTGA